One stretch of Chiroxiphia lanceolata isolate bChiLan1 chromosome 1, bChiLan1.pri, whole genome shotgun sequence DNA includes these proteins:
- the LOC116796569 gene encoding glutenin, high molecular weight subunit PW212-like, whose translation MLQEEHPDLCPVNRSDRPPSLTDHGPVSSVAPLCELEISPDPARAALPLPPNLRHQRLSQPASTSPTGKQPRCCCPIKHCPGGGPGQWEAPGWGRPECPPGSTAALRPSGESSGPGPTSAAQPAQPCQLSQPLRDSPGQWQPPRQEHPHGCGRHPSA comes from the exons atgctccaagagGAGCATCCAGACCTGTGTCCAGTCAACAGAAGCGACCGGCCACCGAGCCTGACTGACCATGGCCCTGTCAGCTCTGTGGCGCCGCTCTGTGAGCTGGAGATCAGCCCTGACCCGGCTCGTGCAGCTCTTCCGCTCCCCCCAAACCTCCGGCACCAAAG GCTCAGCCAACCTGcctccaccagccccactgGCAAGCAGCCCCGGTGTTGCTGTCCCATCAAACACTGCCCGGGGGggggcccagggcagtgggaagcccctggctggggcagaCCAGAGTGCCCCCCCGGGTCAACTGCAGCCCTACGACCATCAGGGGAGAGCAGTGGCCCCGGTCCCACCAGCGCGGCACAGCCAGCgcagccctgccagctcagccAACCCCTCcgggacagccctgggcagtggcAGCCCCCCAGACAGGAGCACCCCCATGGATGTGGACGCCACCCCAGTGCTTAA